The DNA window GCGCAGATCTGATTTCATTCCCTcctaataggagcagagctgcttctggtcatatacacagtatacatctCTCAgcagccagatcagctgatcggtaTGGGATCTGGGTATCAGACAGCCACCATTCAGATGCTGGTGACTTATCTTTTTGAACTTCTGTAGTGTCCAAAACAAATtgggtcctggaaaacccctttaattctaatggctaaggttttttttttttttttttttttccctcctggaAGAGATGAACTTATTTTATTTCTAGTCCTATAAATAGGTACCTGAAGCTAAAACCATTGAAGCCTTTTTCACACATTTAGAAAATCTATTGGGAATCCTGGCTGATGGCTCTGAGCATGTGAATGGCTAAGGAACTGCTTTTGTGTATTTTCTGAAATTGGGTCGCAACACACTTGGCTTACTCAGAAGGAAAGAAGCAAAAACAATGCAGCATAGAAGTCATTTATTTATTCATCTTTACTTGTAGTTATAAACCCTACGTTACCCCCACCTAACGTGCTCTTCTGGTGTTTGTAGACAAATCCCAAATCCTGTGTATATGATGGTCAGATCTAGTGCGTAGCGTCTGTCATGTGCAATGTCCTATCAACGCTGTCACTTAGGGATGTTTCTTATACTTAAAATGGGTTTTCCTTGCTACATGCAATATACATATCCTCTTTCGTTAAATATATTATGTTGTACGTCTTAACTCACTCAATTTCTTTCTTCCCCAGAGTTTCCCGTCAGACGAAGGCTGGCCTTTTGCTAAATACCTGGGAGCGTGCGGCCGAATGGTGGCTGTGAACTATGTAGGGGAAGAACTCTGGAGTTTCTATAATGCACCGTGGGAAAAGCGAGTGGACCTTGCATGGCAGCTCATGGAGATCGCTGAACAGCTCACAAACAATGACTTTGAATTTGCACTTTACCTCTTAGATGTCAGCTTTGACAACTTTGCTGTTGGACCTAGAGATGGGAAAGTAATCATTGTTGATGCGGAAAATGTCTTGGTGGCAGATAAAAAGTTAATCAAACAAAGTaagtttatttttaatttttcgaACCtctaacaacaaaaaaaaccccataaaggaATCTGTATCTTATTATAGCTTCTATATTGATACTTAGACTGCATGGGATTAAGTGTTTTTAGGACTGTACTAGATTAGAAGAGATCTCACTACAAACACCGTCACAGATAAGCTAATATGATAATACATGTGTCTCCTTAAGACCCCGTTCACACacagcaagagggggtggattttggcgcggaaatcatgtcataatccgccccctcacaatggtggtctatgtagaccgctagcgttcttcttTGCtgttagcggcatgttgccgctagcagaaaaaagaaacgcgCTGCCCTTTAtttaggcggattccacggcagcATGCTCCGgtctaggccctttcatttgggcctaatccggagtggaaaatCGCGACAGGATGCCATGCACTGCATCGGAATATGACACGCGGAGTCCCCGTGTGACCGCAGCCTAAGGGTATTTCCTTCCTATGCTCTAAAAGTCTGGTATAGGGTCCATCTCAAAGATTATACCTATCTCCAGACTGGCACTCCCACTTGTTGGTACATATGCTGCATTTGGGAGAGCGATAAGCCATGTATGTTCTAAGTAGAATATTAACTTCTATAAAGAAGAGCTCTTCCTATATGCGATGCCCAGAATATATGACCCTTGGAACCTTTGCCACTAAATCTTGTCTTCCCTGAGGATTCCTCATGTTGATGGATCATGAAAAGTTTTATACCTGTGGGTGGTGAGGGATTGCTTCATGAAGTATAGAATCTCTAATAAATATGATTCATTTGTTTGCTCTTTAAAGACTAAGCTCAGAAAAATTCTGAAATTATGCAAACCTAAAGCCTTGTTTTAGGAACCTACAGAAATTTACATAAAACGATAGAAATCCTGCAGGTTAGAGGGGTTAATCTTCTGCTGCTCAAGAGACTGGCTGAAATGATTGGGCATAGCCAATGGGAATGGAGGTGTTGGGCCTTTAAAAGGAATTTATTACCATATAACCCAGCTCTGCAGGtagattagggtcaccagaaACAGTGTTGCCACCTTTGCCAAAAAAGTGACATCTTGACAATGGACACACCGATTCACAATGTGAAAATGAGCAAGGTACCGTTCTTTGAAAGAGGTAAGCGGCATcactctcattgctccaaagatctcatATGCATattagaaaaaacaggaatatCTTGGCAACTGATGCAGAgttgggttagggtcacctgaatcaaccaATCTGCGGGGCTGACAAGTCTTGTGGTCCTACTCTAGACAGTCTTAGTCAGGACAGAGTGAGCATAGTGGAGTAGCTGAGACTCACACGATGCAAAATAGGTGAAAACGGGACCAAACCAAAGCAAGAGATGGCAGAGGGAGTGCTGGGATATGTTCGGTGCATTTTATTTTAGCGCTTCTCTAAAATCGGCCAAGTAATTTTTATAATAGTCCATGGAAAAACTAACTTCACATACATATAAAGGTTCATTTTTGATCCTGCATGATGTAGCTGAAATCCCAATCCGTGCATCTGATTCTGGCTGATCAGGGGTGAATAATAAACTCATTGGGTTGTTATTCTAGGACGTGTGGCAGTGAAACACCGGCACATATAAATAAACAGGCAAATGGGCACAAAACCAAGCTGCTTCCGCTGAGTATCAGGAACGGCAGCCAGATAATAACTTGTCAGCTTGCTTCTGAATCGTGCCCATATTTATCTTGTTCGGGAAGTTCAGCACCTGTTCCTCTCTACGACAAACATGATTGATCGGTGAAGGCTCTCAAATGAATCTTCTATTTTCTTCCACATATTCTAAGGATGATCTAGCGCCTACTTTACCGTGTTCTGTGATGTCGGCGGCAGCTTttgtttttgctctttttttgtCTTTAGATATTGAAGAAAAGGGAGTGAGCAGGAGCAGTATATCCACTACAGATATTGGAAGGAAGACTGGGGAATATTCCAAAATTCTCTACTTCAATTTCTAAACTAGTTAATCATTGTCGTGCGCTGCGTTTATATTGGGTGTCATTACAATTCTGAGATGTATGGCTTCAATGGAATAATTCCTTGTGTTCCATTTAAGCTGTGCCGCATCAGGCTCCTGGATGGAGAGCCACCTTTTCTCCTCTTAAAGGTCACCACCATAAAATAAGGCTCATGTAGCAGTTATAATATCTCATTCTGGATTCATATTATAAGGACTgggtttttgtatttgttttgccCCTTTTTGTTACTGTTGTAGGACTCAGACTATGCATTGAGAGGGACTGAAAAAAGGATATGCACTAGGAGATGTCGCCACCCTGCATAACAGATGCAAGAAAAACcggggcaacaaggtggctcagtggttagcactgcagccttgcagcactggagtcctgggtttgaatcctgccacgaacaacatctgcaaggagtttgtagaatgggatgaaatccacacaagcacagggagaacatacaaagacatactgataggagaaaaaaaagtacattgtgatccctatatggggctcacaatctacataaagttcttttcttgcatttttttaaaattatcttTAGTCATTTGATATATTTTCATGGCCGATGGGTGGGAACGATTGTTCAGGCATTCATTGCTTCATGTGAAAGGACCTTGACTTATCTTTGCCAGAACTTCTATGTCAGCATGAGCGGGGTCGTTTTCCCTCTTTCTGCCCTTAATGTTGTAGCCATTTGTGTCATTTGCCTTTTCTAAGTTAATACTTGCATAAGACACAATACACCAAGcttttctacagcatttttctcataactctgtattgtgacattgcTATTATTCCTAGAAGTGTATGAAATACTTGAGCTGGGTGTCCACGCTCactttgtcaaaggggtgtgtccctggTAACGCCGACTTTATATATAAATTTCTAGAAGTAGCAGAATTATAGGACAGTGAAATATAACAAGATGCTCCGAAATTGTTATTTAACAAGACATGTCACACCATTATCCTGGAAAGGGGGTTATTgtgggggttgtttttttttttttctttttttttttttttttttttgcctctgcaCAAAATGTGCTATACTGTAGGTTTGATGTCCAACATGGATGTCTGCAGTATACAGTGGAGCCATTCGGTGAATGTCTCTTACCCACCACTTATGGTTTTACCATTTATAATTCGGTAATATGAAATAAATGAATGCGGTTCTGGATTTACAGTGACGCTGCATCGGCGCTTAATTGTTTGTACGCGACACTAAATCTTCAAATCATTTCTCTATTTTCAGATAAACCCGAAAACTGGGATGTGTGGTACGAAAGCAAATTTGATGACTGTGACAAAGAAGCATGCCTTTCTTTCTCGAAAGAAATTCTCTGCTCTCGTACGACCGTGGACCATAACTATTATGCCATTTGCCAGAACCTTCTATCTAGACATGCCACATGGCGTGGTACCTCTGGCGGCCTTCTTCACGACCCTCCAGCAGAAGTTGCCAAAGATGGCCGCCTTGGGACGCTGTTGGACGAATGTGCAAATCCAAAGAAAAGATATGGCAGATTTAAAGCTGCCAAAGAGTTAAGAGAATACCTTGCACAACTAAGTAATAACGTGAGGTAGCCCATATTGTttctggaggtttttttttttccatttttttagtcAGTGAAAGATTTAATTAGTTAGAGCACGTACAGGTTTCAATTACTATTGTATATTCAGAGGGTCTTGCGTCTAAATAGAGGCTTTATGAATGCCATGGAATTGACCTAAGGTGGCACCGCGCGGTATACAATCCCTAGCAATCCTGCCAGTACATGTTCTCATCTAATTAAAACTTGGGGAACTTCTATTGATTTCTCTCTCCGATTACCTGAGAGGAAGATCACATGCCGATCTCCAGCTCACTGGAGATAATAGACTTTGGTAGCTTAATTGATTATTCATGTGTCAAAAAGTAGTTGACATGACATATATTACATTGGTATCACAATTTTTGTGAAGCTGATGCCTTTACTTGGAAAGTTCAAGTTGAGACCGCTGGCCTGTTTTAAAGGCTTTTTTTCTTACGTCATTTCATATTTTTATGTCAAAAACCCCGGTTTCTGGCTTTTGAGTTCTATTTGGGATCTCTTGTCTTTGTTGCGTCCTGTTTCCAGATGAAAATGTTCACAGAAGGAgtactgtattatttttttttaatttaaagggcAGGACTCccatattttctgtatttttctgtttatttctAATATTTTGTAATGGCTTTGATTTATGCTGTAAATGTTTACCCTGGTTCTACATTAAAATTTAGTCATTCTTGGGTATTTCTTGACTTGACCTCTTCCCTCATTTAATATTTTCTTCTGTTTATAGATCAGGTACACTGCTGTCCCTGCTGGTCACAAAaatcttagagatgagcgagtagtattcgatcgtgtAGGTATTTCATCGAATACTAtgatattcaaaatacttgtactcggtcgaataccacacggtaaacgtaaaggcgtttaccgcgtggtctTTGacagagtatgagtattttgaatatcgtagtattcgatcgaatactactctcatCTCTAGTGGCGAAAGGTTGTTCATGACAGTGTGATTGGTTTTTATCTATGGCTATTCAACAGGTGACTTCAAAGGGTCATGTAGTCCAAGCTACATGAAAGAAGATTCAGTATAGCTTGCAGCTGACTGGATTCCCTGCTCATGCTATGCCTAGtagtccagtgggtggtgctCAATGACTAGGCCCAAAATGAACCAAAGTGTAAATGAATAAGTTATGAATGTGAATTCTTTGCCCATCAATTAttgtatatatttctcattctgtTTACCTCCTTCTGCATGAACATGATGTAGATTGAATAACATTTTCATGGTGAGATATTCCCTTTAAAGCTATCCTCCAGTTTTTATTCATTAGCCTGGTGGTATTTGGTATGGTGGTGGGTAACAGAAAGTGAGACTGAGCATCAGCCGGGTACTGTCTCTAGGTTGTagcgttaaagaggacctttcatgttctctgtTTTATATACTGAGAGAAAGCCgaccgtgtgctgaattcagcgcactgtcaactttggcGTTatgtgccggggggggggggggggggagatgtcgGTGCAATTACTGATGGCTCTTCACTGACGGGAGGGAGTTCCTGACATTCTAGTCGGGAAcacgccctcctgacagtctgtccatagcactatactgtcaCAGGGGCTTCCTTagcgcccagccatgatgctgagcggtgagggaCTCTCCACTCCCTCCTTCCTGaccgtactcgtccatagattagtactggggttcattccttaccactcagcatcatggctgggcacaaaggaacgccctctctgacagtatagcgctacagacATACTGTCAGGGTGGGTGCTCCCAGCTAGACTTTCAAGAactcccttctgacggtgaagcgcTATCGGTAATTGCAGCAATATCTCTTCTGAAATGAGCGCACAGtctgctttctagctgtatataaaaccatgtgcccgaggacatgaaaggtcctctttaatgtttttAAAACCTTATGATGCCTATTACACACACAAGCAGTGTTAAGAGTTTCTTCTCTAACTAATTGCTTTTATATATACTCCTAGATTGAAGTTTGGACTTATATgcaagcacccccccccccccccccctttgttttttttttttgcaagctaTGCAAGGGAGGTTTTCTGATCTGGTGACTTTCATGAGCTGTGTTTAACACTGAATGTTAAAGTGTCCTTTGACATGGTGTTGGCACAGTCAAACCTCCTGCCCAAGTTGAACAGTGGAAGTGTCTTCAGATGTATACCTCCAGTGGAGcgcagtgtgaacagaacctttaATAGAATCTGAGTTTAGGGCCTCTCAAATTATCAGCATGTTAGACGCCTGGTATTTTGTTTTTCAGTTCTCATAGCTGGCACAATTTGTCACTCTCTGAATTGCAGTCTCTAGCAgcaattcacatgctgcagatgTAGAATTTCCATTGCAGGCCGACTACTACCACATATTCAGGAGGAATGTTTACTTCTTTTTTGGAGGTGCCAGATATAGATGCACAATTGGTATGCCATGACAGACTCCTTTCAAGGGTTTCTATTCATCTTCTACTTCTTGCATTTCAGTGAATGACAAATTGGCTACAAAACTTGCAACATATGTTTTTGCTAACATTAAAATCCTATGGAAATGTGCAGTAAAATGCAGGATTTGCATGTTGTAGGTGCTGTGTGTATCTGCCAGGGTTATTCTAACTATCCCTGCCTTTACAGTCTTGTGTTATATAGTGTAGAGATCTACACAAGACCACCTTGTGTTGGTAATTGTAAACATGCTGTCACGGTGGAGAGATGTAACGTGGTGAGAACAAGGATCATCAAGAGCAATGCCTTGACCTTTGTTGTAGCATCAGCCTTGTAAAGGTGAATGGAACTTGCATGAAGAacacacagcacaatgtataagaaaatgaaaagaaaaaaatactacCACTTATCATATTCCAGCCCTACCCCTAGGGATGCAACACAGTCCCCTACATAAAGATTACTGTAACAGAGGAAAAACTTTGTGtactattaaggaaaaaaatagaaaagacgcATTTTTTTAAAACAGTTTCCTGGAAATGCATACAAAAATAAGTTACATAAAAAACAAAGCTCCATGCACCACTGAAAAGATGCTAAAATTATTTACGTAACCTGTGCGAAAACAAAAGCTATGGCTCTCAAAACTGCAATATACGAAAAAATACAATGTGTCCAATCATGTACCAGGGAAAGTGGGTCGATCTTGAAATGGTTAATaagtctaagggggcattcacactacataacgccagcgtgtatcacagccgtacacgccggcgttacagcagggctgccgaacacttcccattcatttctatgtgagccggcatacgagcgctcccgatagaaatgaatgggctgcttctttcactgcgagtagtcccattgaagtgaatggaaagtgccggcgtatacggcaagctctgctcatgccgagctgtacacgtcggcacttcccattcacttcaatgggactgctcgcagtgaaagaagcagcccattcatttctatagggagcgctcgtatgccggctcccgtagaaatgaatggagctgctttatacgctgcttattctgaacgtgttttacgttcagaataagcttcagtatacgtagtgtgaatgcccccttagaggttGGCAAATATGATTGATCACCCAAATGTATATTACAACTTATTCTTGTAGTCCTTGAGTGTAATACGCCTTAAGCAGTCACATGGCCAGCTTGTATCTTTGTGCTTTGGTCCTTTAAGGCTTCACACTATAATGCATTTAACTATATGCTGTACAGGTCTGCTTATTACCTGCAGTGTTTTACTCATTACCTTCTAATGCTGTGTAGAAGATGTAAAGTGTGGCATGTTTTATTTCCCATGCTtttaatgtatgttttttttttgtgttccagACAATTGAGTCCTGCATAAAGGAAGAAATAGTCATAAACATTAAGTATATGCGATATGTCTTCCTGCCATGGAAAGAGGCCATGCTTATTACAATGGTTTCTTTTCCCTTTCGTTATTACTCTTTCTGTGGCCTCTCTTTAGTTGCTATTGAGGCCATTGCAATGTATGTATAGGGAGTTAATGAACACAGTCTATAAATTCACCGATATTTTAATCCAGCCCCCTGCGTTttcatgtgcagtattatatgttaAATATGTTAAAGTATATTATCAAacaacaattttattttttttactttattttactaGTCTTCCCTCAAACTTcttactgtagtttttttttcttgtttaaaaaaattaattattcCTCTTTACAATCAGTGCATTTATAGGCAACTTTTTCAATGCCATGGACCcttcaaaaaaacagcaaaaattagGAAAAACATGACACGCCCACTCCATTTGTAGGTTTCATctatctagttttttttttttttttaattcaaacttggggtttattttttttaaagtgtttaaCGAATACAATAGTCAGCACTTTTGTCAGCTTTTCTGTATAGACTTGGACATAATATGCAGAGCCATCTCCTTATTAGAGGGAAGGGATTAAATGACTGCTCTATGCTACTACTAGAAGCAATACTATATAAACAATAGATGAGGCCATGGCAATGTTTTTCTCACTGTCTTTTTTGGTACCCCATCCTTTCCTTGGCCATTGATTTTTATTTGATCATTCCTGTTTATTGCAGCTTCAGTATAAGacaatacaaaaggtatgtgtctGTATAATTATGGCAAGTTGGACTTTGACTAACTTCCATTCTTTGTTCAAGCTGGACCTGGCTATTTCccaccccaggtcatgtgattggaaccagccccAATCTTTCATGTTGCTTCACCTCCTCTCCCGTGTTCACAGATATATGTACTATAGGGGTTGCCAGGCTTATAATAAAGCCAGCTGCATATAACATGGGATCTGGTGTGATCACATGAACTGGGATTGTTCGCCCAGGTCCAACTTGAGCAAATACCTGGAGGAAACTGTTAAAATACTTGGACAGTACCTTTTAAAAGGTAAAGGCTACAAAATTTGACGGAACCGAAATACATTAGAAAATCCTATTAACTTGAACCTGGGAACCTTGTTCTACCTGGGACAAGAGCAAAGTTTGTAAGGAGTCCTGTGGTCAGGGACCATAAGCCTCAATTCTGGTACTGAAGGAAACATTCCTAAATCTAGAAGGATAGTACTAATGAGACTTGAGAATTCCTTCCTGGCTTCTACAAATGAGTTAACCTATTTACTGAGCAGCCTGATAGCAGGTTAGTTG is part of the Leptodactylus fuscus isolate aLepFus1 chromosome 3, aLepFus1.hap2, whole genome shotgun sequence genome and encodes:
- the DIPK2A gene encoding divergent protein kinase domain 2A isoform X2 — protein: MRHTYCWPADSLSQSFPSDEGWPFAKYLGACGRMVAVNYVGEELWSFYNAPWEKRVDLAWQLMEIAEQLTNNDFEFALYLLDVSFDNFAVGPRDGKVIIVDAENVLVADKKLIKQNKPENWDVWYESKFDDCDKEACLSFSKEILCSRTTVDHNYYAICQNLLSRHATWRGTSGGLLHDPPAEVAKDGRLGTLLDECANPKKRYGRFKAAKELREYLAQLSNNVR